ACCAATTCAACCATAAAATACATTCTCATACAAGTTCACAGTTTTATCTGATATGGACAGAGAAGCATTTATTTCTTTCTGAATCCAATATAAATGCATTGCATCATAAAGCTGCATCATTCACCCTGGcacaagtttattttaaaggaattcagtgtaaaaataaaaactgggtaaacagataggctgtgcaaaataaaaaatgtttctaatgtagttagccaaaaacgtaatgtataaaggctggagtgactagatgtctaacataatagccagaacactacttcctgcttttcagctctcttggttgccactgattggttaccaggcagtaaccaatcagacttgaggggggggcacatgtggcatgatcaattgcaaactcactgaacagttatgtcccatgtggccccccttaaagtcgctgactaactccagcctttgtacattacatttttggctaactaactatatttaaaaaaaaaaatgtattttgtacatgctatttatttatccagtttttattttcacactgaactgttcctttaagggtcttAAAATTGATATTCTAAGTTCAAGCGATTTCTAAGCTAACAATACAAAGACATTCTGCTTCTGCGCATTGCTTCACTAATTAAATATGCAGGACTCAGTTCAGGTTCTTCAGTCATTATGACAATATTTTGCCATTCGCCAGTCTGGTTGGATTTCTTAATGGTGTCAACTACGCATAAAGCATAAAGACAGTCATCGAATGTGGCAGCCATGGTCAGCGGCCTACCATCCCATGTTCTCCTGTCATCCTGGTCTTCAAATGCCTGGCGCACTGCCTGCATCATTTTAATAGTTCCTCTAAGATATGGGGATGGAATGTCACTAAATGCCTTTTCAGGTAAAAGGGAGTTGCTGACAGGGGTTGGGTCTTTTAAAAGCAGTTCACGGTCAGAAGAGCTGTTTCTTTGTCCATAAAGGTCTATCCCTGTTACAATAAGTCGACCAGCTGAGCCTACAACAATGACATCTTGCTTGAACTCGCCGGGGACGTTGAAGTTAAGAGTGACAGTGCAGCACACTCCTCCTTCTAGCACCATTTGAAATGTACAAAAATCATCACTGGTAATCTGACGTATTCCTTTTATATGATCTGTCTGCTTTACAAAGGTCTTCAATAGTCCGTGAACTTTCACAGCTTTCTGACTGGTTAAGAAAGTCAGCAAGTCAATGATATAGCTCCCAACAGAGTGCAGACCACCTCCACCCATGAGATCATCACAACTCCAGTTGTACTTCTTTCCCAGAAGACTTCCACTGTGGACTTGAACCTCACACACTTGAAGCTCACCTACATAACCTTCCTGTATTAGCTGCTTCATCTTCACAAAAGCTGGAAGAAACCGCAAGACATTTCCCATGATGCTCATTAGCTTGGGGTAGTAGTGTGCGGCTGACATCATTCTAAATGCATCCAAGGGGGTAGCTGTTCGGTCACAAATGACGTTTTTCCCAATACCTACAAGACAGAAAAGGAGAAATAACCTTAAAGATATATTCAACTTATTCAACTAAATTATCCAGCAGATAAAAATGGTACTTTTATCCCTTATAAATCCAGTTAAGGTGAGAAATTCTCCAAATAATGATATCTTATTTTatcaaatataatattatatta
This is a stretch of genomic DNA from Xenopus laevis strain J_2021 chromosome 6S, Xenopus_laevis_v10.1, whole genome shotgun sequence. It encodes these proteins:
- the gfod1.S gene encoding glucose-fructose oxidoreductase domain-containing protein 1 isoform X2, with the translated sequence MSPSTLHCFFSKGIGKNVICDRTATPLDAFRMMSAAHYYPKLMSIMGNVLRFLPAFVKMKQLIQEGYVGELQVCEVQVHSGSLLGKKYNWSCDDLMGGGGLHSVGSYIIDLLTFLTSQKAVKVHGLLKTFVKQTDHIKGIRQITSDDFCTFQMVLEGGVCCTVTLNFNVPGEFKQDVIVVGSAGRLIVTGIDLYGQRNSSSDRELLLKDPTPVSNSLLPEKAFSDIPSPYLRGTIKMMQAVRQAFEDQDDRRTWDGRPLTMAATFDDCLYALCVVDTIKKSNQTGEWQNIVIMTEEPELSPAYLISEAMRRSRMSLYC
- the gfod1.S gene encoding glucose-fructose oxidoreductase domain-containing protein 1 isoform X1 — encoded protein: MLPGVGVFGTSLTSRVIIPLLKDEGFSVKALWGRTQEEAEELAKEMSVPFYTNRIDDVLLHQDVDLVCINLPPPLTKQIAVKTLGIGKNVICDRTATPLDAFRMMSAAHYYPKLMSIMGNVLRFLPAFVKMKQLIQEGYVGELQVCEVQVHSGSLLGKKYNWSCDDLMGGGGLHSVGSYIIDLLTFLTSQKAVKVHGLLKTFVKQTDHIKGIRQITSDDFCTFQMVLEGGVCCTVTLNFNVPGEFKQDVIVVGSAGRLIVTGIDLYGQRNSSSDRELLLKDPTPVSNSLLPEKAFSDIPSPYLRGTIKMMQAVRQAFEDQDDRRTWDGRPLTMAATFDDCLYALCVVDTIKKSNQTGEWQNIVIMTEEPELSPAYLISEAMRRSRMSLYC
- the gfod1.S gene encoding glucose-fructose oxidoreductase domain-containing protein 1 isoform X3; the protein is MMSAAHYYPKLMSIMGNVLRFLPAFVKMKQLIQEGYVGELQVCEVQVHSGSLLGKKYNWSCDDLMGGGGLHSVGSYIIDLLTFLTSQKAVKVHGLLKTFVKQTDHIKGIRQITSDDFCTFQMVLEGGVCCTVTLNFNVPGEFKQDVIVVGSAGRLIVTGIDLYGQRNSSSDRELLLKDPTPVSNSLLPEKAFSDIPSPYLRGTIKMMQAVRQAFEDQDDRRTWDGRPLTMAATFDDCLYALCVVDTIKKSNQTGEWQNIVIMTEEPELSPAYLISEAMRRSRMSLYC